The region TCAGTTCGATGTCCCCGACCAATCCCAGGTCCCTCCGGCCCACTTCCACTTGGCACTTGTATCGGAAAACATCGAGCAAGATCGAGCTCGACTCATTGAAGCCGGGGCGAAAGAAGAAGGCCCGATCAATACGCAGCCAAACGGCGACTTGGTCTGTTTTCTCCGCGATCCGTGGGGCCTAACCCTACAACTGGTGACCAGGGTCGAGAAGCTTTTGCGTTAGAGAACGCTTCGGTTGCCAAAGAAATAGATTTTGCACGCATTCTACACAAATACGTGTACACGTTACCAACACTTTCTAAGAATGTGTGTTTTCCCCGAGAGTTACGCATCGGGCAATTGCGCTAGTCGTGCAAGCTGTCGTTAACGGCCTCTGAATCATGACTCAGCGTGACCCATTTTTCGTGCATCTCTCATGCATTCCACGGCAACACCTTAGCAATAATTTGCCAATATTTCCTCGACGCTTGGTCAATACTTGTTTATAATAGGCGCAGCGACACTGTGGGCGGCTCTTCCTGGCTGCCCGTTCTTTCCCGGTTTGCTTTCGCCACCTCTTTGCCCGATAATTGCTGGCATTGCCCTTTTCCCTGGAGGTGCCACTCATGCGATTGCTGCCAGTTGTTCTACTTGCCCTGACTTTGCTCCCCTGCCCTCTTTTTGCAGATGAACTTTCATTCGAGCCGCAGCAGTTGAAGACTGAGCTCGGGGTTGGGTACGCCGTTCGGTTAATCGACATGAACGAGGATGACAAACTCGATATTTGTATCGTCGATCAAGATCGAATTGTCTGGCTCGAAAATCCCAATTGGAACGAACACGAGATCCTCGGTCCTGGGCAAACCAATCAAGACAACGTCGCATTTGCCCCGGCCGATATCGACGGAGACGGCAAGCTCGACTTCGCCGTTGCAGCCGGTTGGGGTGGCGGCAAAACGCAGCGAGGCACCATTCAGTGGATCACTTCTAACGGTAGCCAAGCGAATGGCAGCAGCGCGAAGCACTGGGCCGTGCATCCGATCCGCAACGAGCACAGCACGCATCGCATCAAATTCGCGAACGTCGTCGGAGATGACAAGCCGGAATTGATCGTCGGTCCGCTGTTCGGCCCAAACACCACAGGGCCTCACTTCGCCGAACATGGCGTTCGCCTGGTCGCACTCGAGATCCCCGAAAATCCGACGACAGAGCCTTGGCCGCTGCACATGATCGATAACTCGCTGCACGTGATGCACAACTTCCTGCCGATCGATTTCACCGGCAACGGACAAACCGACATCATCACTGCCAGCTACGAAGGCGTGTTTCTGCTCGAACGCCAAGCGGATGGAAGCTGGACGAAGTCGCAACTCGGGAGCGGCGATCAAGAGTCGAGCCCCAGCCGAGGAGCCAGCGAAGTAAAAGTGGGCCGGCTCGCCAATGGCGACCGTTACATCGCCACCATCGAACCATGGCATGGCAATCAGGTCGTCGTTTATACCAAGCCACAAGATCAGCCGCTGCGGAGCCTTTGGAAGCGGCAAGTGCTTGACGATCAACTGAAATGGGGGCACGCCGTCTGGTGCGTCAACTTAGACGCCGATGCCGACGAAGAACTGGTCATCGGCGTGCGGGACGATCAAACCGACAGCACGCGTCGCGGGGTGCGAATCTTCGATCCGCAGGATGCTAACGGATCTCAATTCAAGCGTTATGTGGTCGATCCCGGGGCGGTTGCAGTCGAAGATTTAGCCGTGGCAGATCTCAACGCCAACGGCCAGCCCGACATCGTCGCCGTCGGGCGGCAAACGCACAACGTGAAGATCTATTGGAATAAAACTCAATAGCTGCAAGCATAATTCTCAAACATTGCCTTTTATCCGGTAGGTTCCTAGTATTTTTTGCCGCAAAATTTCAATAACGCTGGGTGAAAACAGACTCGATCGTTAAACTGAAATGCACCTGCCACCCGCCAGATCTTTTCTCCCCACATCATGACGAAAGAAATAGGAACAGACCCGATGAGTAAAGTTCGTTGGGGTGTACTGAGCACCGCGAAAATAGGCACGGTTAAAGTCATCCCTGGAATGCAGCGGGGGCAATACTGCGAAGTGTCCGGTATCGCGTCCCGAAATCTGGACAATGCCCAAGCGGCAGCCGATGAGCTGAACATTCCCAAAGCGTACGGCTCGTACGAAGCTTTGCTGGAAGATCCAGAGATCGATGCGGTCTACATTCCGCTGCCTAACCACATGCATGTGGCGTGGGCGATCAAAGCGATCGAAGCCGGCAAGCATGTGCTGTGCGAAAAACCGATCGGGCTGAACACCGAAGAAGCGCGGCACCTGGCCGATATCGCCTATCAGCACCCCAACTTGAAGGTGATGGAAGCGTTCATGTATCGCCATCACCCGCAATGGCAGAAGGCTCGCGAGATCGTTCGCGAAGGTGGCATCGGTACTCCGGTCACCATCCAGTGCTTCTTCTCCTACTTCAACAACAATCCTTCCGACATCCGCAACAATCCGGAATGGGGTGGCGGCGGCATCATGGACATCGGCTGCTATCCGATTTCGTTGTCGCGGTTCATCTTTGAAGGCGAGCCTGAAAAAGTGATGGCCGCCATCACGCGGGACGAAGAATTCAAGACCGACGTGGTCGCTTCGGTGATGATCGACTTCGGCGGCTTGATGAGCACGTTTACTTGCGGCACGAAGATCGCCCCGTACCAACGCGTGCATATCGTCGGCACCGAAGGACGCGTCGAAATTCAAATTCCGTTCAACGCTCCGCCTGACAAGCCATGCATCCTGTGGCATCAGCAAGGGGAAGAGATCACCCAGATCGAACTGCCGATCGCCGATCAGTACACCATCCAGGGCGACCTCATGTCTCAGGCCATCCTGGAAGACACCGAAGTCCCCACCCCCATTAGCGACGCGGTTGCCAATATGGAAGTGATCGAAGCGATCTTCCGCAGCGAACGCACCGGCCGCTGGGAATCGATTAACCACATGGTGGCCAAGTAACCACAAGCGACCGACTTATTCCCAAGGGCGCGTCTCGACACACTGGAATCGCCCCGACAACTTCAAACCACCGAGCCCCAACGAAGCCGCCGCCATCAACCTCGGCCGCCCCGTTGGGGCTCGGTTCGTTCTTGCCCGCAATCCCCCCACATCGACGCAGGCCCTGCTGCAGTACAACACGTCACAGCATTTGCCATTTCTATCGCATGCAGCAAAGTAGCCGATGCTTAATGCGTCGAGACGCACCCTACGCGGGGATGGGAACTGGCCGATTTCGGCACGGTTTGGAATAGTTGGCCTGGTAGTGCTTTTGAAGATGCGACCTGATACCGTAGGAAGTTGCTGTTGGTGGCCTTGGTTTTGATGATCTTACGCATGCTTGCTTTATGGAAGTTGAATCGGACGACGATCTGGACATGGACGCGTCGTTACCAGGGGACGACGAATCTAGCTCAGGCGAATCGTTGACGCGTTCGATTCCGGTCCGCATCCTTGGGGCGGTGACGCTAATCATCTGGCTTCAGATTGCGTTTGCCGTGCTCTTCTCTATCCCTGGCCCGCCCAGCATTTCTTTAACTGCGGCACTGTTCGGCGTGATGACGCTGACCAGCTTTTTTCTGGCGTGTGGCAATATTCGTTTTCGGTGGCGATTGCTTCTGGCGATCGGCCTCTGCACACTCCTGACTTTGGTGTTACCGTACAGTCGCCTGGCCGGATTTGTTGTCGTGATGGGCATGGGGCTGGCATCCATCGGCCTGACATTATTCAACCGCTTTCTGGTCTCCCTAGTCTTCGGTGAGAAAAGCCTCAAATGGCGATTCACACTGTTTGGACTGATGGCCTTCACTACCATCGTGGCGTTGGTTGCTTTTGCGGTGAAAAGCTTGATGCCGCATGTCGTCCCGCTTGATGTTTTGATCGGTCTTTTGGTCCTGGTCTTTCTAGCTTGGGTCCTGGCGTTTCAATGCGTGCCGCTATGGTCACGAAATTACGCGGAAGCGCTTTGCCTGGTCGGCAGTGCAATGATGCTGGCGTTGACTGCTCCGGCGATCGCTCACGAATGCCTAAGCGCGGCCCTGCAGAACCCACCAACGTTCCTGCAAGTACAACTTCCGACGTGGTCGGCGATTGGTTTGATTTGGCTGCTGCTATATCCGCTGTGGCTTGGGTTCTACGCTCTCGATTGGTCGCTGGTCCACCCGAACTGGAAACAGCACGCGTCCCCGATCCCCCCAACTTCAACCGCCGCCACAACGGAAGCAGCGGACGTACTGATGGACGATTGAACTGCGACCAAAGCAGGGTGCGTCTCGACGCACCCTACGTGGGGCTCGGAATTGGTCGCTTTACTTATGCTGTTGAATGGCTGGTCTGATCGCTAGAGACTTCCCCTGCATAGAGATGCAATAACCCCTACATCAACTATTTGTACAATTTTGCGTCTTTCGTGGACAATTCTCTTGACCGTCGGTTGCAATATGGGCATATTCAGCCTCGTCCGCGAAACGCACTCGATAAATCGGCCATTTTTTGGCCAGTTCGCCTATTTGACCACGATTGTAAATCAGGCGATTTATTGGGTGGCGGCTTGTGCGACGACTATTCCTTAGCTTTTCAGCCCCTTTTCGCTTGGTTCGCCAGGCCTTTTTCCTTTACTTCTTATGGCCGCGGCAATGCCCGGCTTTTCTTCGTTGGAAAGGACTTATCTCATGTCTTCTTCGCCCAAAACGCGAGGCTTTACGCTCGTGGAATTGTTGGTGGTGATCGCCATTATCGGTGTCTTGATCGCGCTGCTGTTGCCGGCTGTGCAGCAGGCCCGGGAAGCGGCTCGGCGGATGCAGTGCACCAACCAGATGAAGCAGCTCGGCTTGGCAATGCACAACTATCACGACACCTTCCTGCAGCTTCCGCCGGGCAACTCCGAGATCGAAGCGTTAGGCCGGCCGCGCCGCGAATGGGGCTGGGCACCGCGGATCATGAACTTCATGGAGCAGACCGCGATCGCCGACCATATCGACTTCAAAAAGCCGTCGTACGATCGCCCCAGCGGTTGGAACAACACGATGATGGACGACCCGAGCGTGATTTGTAATTACAAATTCATGCGCATGGTGCACGATCAATTCCTGTGCCCCTCGAATTCCCAGGGAGGCGAAGCGGCCGTGGAAGATCACTTCAGTGCCAGCTGGGAGATCTCGCAGTCTGACTATGCGGCGAACATTGGCGACTATCCCAATGCGACCGGAGTCGCTGGCGTTGGCGTCACGCACACCGGGGCCGGCAACTCCGAAGAGCGTGTCCGCGGCGTGATCGGCACGCGCGACTATGCGGCAAAGTTTTCGGAAATCACCGATGGGCTTTCCAACACCTATTTGCTGGGCGAATGCATCGGAGCATGGAGCCACTGGCAGAACTGGGGTTCCGCTTGCTTCTCGAGCACGGCCTATCCGATCAATCATCGCAATCGCGACTTCATGAATGGCACGCTCGGCCCGACGGTAAGTCACTGGCAAGAGAATATCGCCTTCCGCAGCTTTCATCCCGGCGGTGCGAACTTTCTGATGTGCGACGGCTCGGTGACGTTCTTGCCGGAAACGATGGATGGCGCGGCCTATCGTGCAGGCGCCTCGAAGTCCGGCGGCGAAGTCGCGCAGCTTCCGTAGGCCTCGCGTCGGTTTCGGCACGTGTCGGTTCCCTTCATTCCCTGCTTCCCTACTTCCAAGGAAACGAACCATGCTTTTTGCAATGCAGCCGCGTTCGACTTACTTGCTGCTGCTTTTCGGCATGTTGATCTTCAGCGTTGGCTGCGACAGCGGTCCGCAGCTAGGCCAAGTGACCGGCAAAGTTACCTACCAGGGGAAACCTCTTAAAAAAGGTACGATCATTTTCGAGGTGCCTGGCTCGCGATCATCGTTCGGCGAAATCGAAGGAGGCCAGATCGTGAACGTTTCTACGTTCGAATCGGGCGATGGCGTTCCAATTGGCGAGGCGAACGTGGCGATCAACTCCTACGACGATAGCGCCCCGTCGGCCCAGCCAAGCTCGCAGGGGAATGCCTCTGCCCCTGGTGGAGCAAGCCAAATGGTGGTCGGCAAAAACCTTCTGCCGAGTCGATACGCCAATCCGGCGACCAGCAATCTGACGGTTACCATCGCCGCGGGTGATAATGTAATCGACTTTGATTTGTAACAGCAAAGTAGGGTACGTGACCTAGCTGTTTTCGTTGCGGTGCGAAATGGTTGGTTTGGCAGGCAGTGGCCACAGC is a window of Bremerella sp. TYQ1 DNA encoding:
- a CDS encoding DUF1559 domain-containing protein, with protein sequence MSSSPKTRGFTLVELLVVIAIIGVLIALLLPAVQQAREAARRMQCTNQMKQLGLAMHNYHDTFLQLPPGNSEIEALGRPRREWGWAPRIMNFMEQTAIADHIDFKKPSYDRPSGWNNTMMDDPSVICNYKFMRMVHDQFLCPSNSQGGEAAVEDHFSASWEISQSDYAANIGDYPNATGVAGVGVTHTGAGNSEERVRGVIGTRDYAAKFSEITDGLSNTYLLGECIGAWSHWQNWGSACFSSTAYPINHRNRDFMNGTLGPTVSHWQENIAFRSFHPGGANFLMCDGSVTFLPETMDGAAYRAGASKSGGEVAQLP
- a CDS encoding Gfo/Idh/MocA family protein; translated protein: MSKVRWGVLSTAKIGTVKVIPGMQRGQYCEVSGIASRNLDNAQAAADELNIPKAYGSYEALLEDPEIDAVYIPLPNHMHVAWAIKAIEAGKHVLCEKPIGLNTEEARHLADIAYQHPNLKVMEAFMYRHHPQWQKAREIVREGGIGTPVTIQCFFSYFNNNPSDIRNNPEWGGGGIMDIGCYPISLSRFIFEGEPEKVMAAITRDEEFKTDVVASVMIDFGGLMSTFTCGTKIAPYQRVHIVGTEGRVEIQIPFNAPPDKPCILWHQQGEEITQIELPIADQYTIQGDLMSQAILEDTEVPTPISDAVANMEVIEAIFRSERTGRWESINHMVAK
- a CDS encoding VCBS repeat-containing protein; its protein translation is MRLLPVVLLALTLLPCPLFADELSFEPQQLKTELGVGYAVRLIDMNEDDKLDICIVDQDRIVWLENPNWNEHEILGPGQTNQDNVAFAPADIDGDGKLDFAVAAGWGGGKTQRGTIQWITSNGSQANGSSAKHWAVHPIRNEHSTHRIKFANVVGDDKPELIVGPLFGPNTTGPHFAEHGVRLVALEIPENPTTEPWPLHMIDNSLHVMHNFLPIDFTGNGQTDIITASYEGVFLLERQADGSWTKSQLGSGDQESSPSRGASEVKVGRLANGDRYIATIEPWHGNQVVVYTKPQDQPLRSLWKRQVLDDQLKWGHAVWCVNLDADADEELVIGVRDDQTDSTRRGVRIFDPQDANGSQFKRYVVDPGAVAVEDLAVADLNANGQPDIVAVGRQTHNVKIYWNKTQ
- a CDS encoding VOC family protein, with translation MKIEHFALQVADPIAVARWYVVHLGMTIQKGSSQPPFAHFLADDSGQMLIELYYNDQFDVPDQSQVPPAHFHLALVSENIEQDRARLIEAGAKEEGPINTQPNGDLVCFLRDPWGLTLQLVTRVEKLLR